From a region of the Triticum aestivum cultivar Chinese Spring chromosome 7D, IWGSC CS RefSeq v2.1, whole genome shotgun sequence genome:
- the LOC123166575 gene encoding fatty acyl-CoA reductase 1, which translates to MVIGEMDAAQVAAFFRGKNILITGATGFLGKVLLEKILRIQPEVTKLFLLVRATDDESARRRVQTEVTGREIFQVLREKHGKGFEDFIEEKVYPLAGDVMYEDFGLDTAKLKEVSKDVDIIVNGAATTNFYERYDVSFDTNVLGAKQICAFANKCTKLKMLLHVSTAYVCGEQEGLILEKPFMMGDTLREGTHLDIESELNLIKHTQMELKANCATDKAQRKTMKELGLKRARRFGWPNTYVFTKAMGEMLLGHLRGDLPVVIIRPSIITSILKEPLPGWMEGVRTIDSVFLGYAKQALKFFLVDPNTIMDVIPGDMVVNTMMVAMLAHSGEQAQTIYHVTSSMSNPASYMTLRESAHRYFVDNPPRGENGEPIRLNKMRFFSTVARLRMYMVIKYKLPLEILHLVNIGLCGVFSGRYNELSGKYRLAMHLIELYAPYTLFKGRFDDMNLEKLRKAMEQNSDGGEYYFDFDPKKIDWDDYFYMVHFPGVLKYLA; encoded by the exons ATGGTGATCGGCGAAATGGATGCTGCTCAGGTCGCAGCATTCTTCAGGGGCAAGAATATCCTCATCACCGGCGCAACTGGGTTCCTTGGAAAAG TGCTCTTGGAGAAGATACTGAGGATCCAGCCTGAGGTCACGAAGCTCTTCCTCTTGGTTCGAGCCACCGACGACGAATCCGCAAGGCGGCGGGTCCAGACTGAG GTAACAGGGAGGGAGATTTTCCAAGTTCTCAGAGAAAAGCATGGCAAGGGTTTTGAAGATTTCATCGAAGAGAAGGTGTACCCTTTGGCAGGAGACGTCATGTATGAGGATTTTGGACTAGACACCGCCAAGCTGAAAGAAGTGTCCAAGGATGTAGACATCATCGTCAACGGAGCTGCGACTACGAATTTCTATGAAAG ATACGATGTATCTTTCGACACTAACGTCTTGGGAGCGAAGCAGATCTGTGCATTTGCAAACAAGTGCACCAAACTGAAAATGCTGCTCCACGTTTCAACTG CCTACGTATGTGGTGAACAAGAGGGACTAATACTAGAGAAACCATTCATGATGGGGGACACACTACGGGAGGGCACACACTTAGACATTGAATCCGAGCTAAATCTGATCAAACATACCCAGATGGAACTGAAAGCTAACTGTGCTACTGACAAGGCTCAGAGGAAAACCATGAAGGAACTTGGCCTCAAGAG AGCGAGGCGTTTCGGGTGGCCGAATACCTACGTGTTCACCAAGGCAATGGGCGAGATGCTGCTGGGGCACCTGCGAGGCGACCTTCCAGTCGTCATCATCCGGCCGAGCATCATAACCAGCATCCTCAAGGAGCCATTGCCTGGATGGATGGAAGGAGTCAG gacTATCGACTCGGTTTTCTTGGGTTACGCCAAGCAAGCCTTGAAATTCTTTCTAGTAGACCCCAATACCATAATGGACGTG ATTCCGGGGGACATGGTGGTAAACACTATGATGGTGGCCATGCTAGCGCACTCAGGGGAACAAGCACAGACCATCTACCATGTGACATCATCCATGAGCAACCCGGCCTCCTACATGACTCTCCGGGAGTCGGCCCACCGCTACTTCGTGGACAACCCGCCGCGAGGGGAAAACGGCGAGCCCATCCGGCTGAACAAGATGCGCTTCTTTAGCACGGTTGCAAGGCTCCGCATGTACATGGTCATCAAGTACAAGCTCCCTCTTGAG ATCCTTCATCTGGTAAACATTGGGCTATGTGGTGTTTTCTCAGGGCGCTACAACGAGCTCAGTGGAAAATACAGATTGGCCATGCATCTGATCGAGCTCTATGCGCCTTACACCTTATTCAAAGGGCG CTTTGATGACATGAACCTTGAGAAACTGAGGAAGGCCATGGAGCAAAATAGTGATGGAGGAGAATACTACTTTGATTTCGATCCCAAGAAAATCGACTGGGACGACTATTTCTACATGGTTCACTTTCCTGGTGTGCTCAAGTATCTGGCGTGA